Proteins encoded together in one Micromonospora kangleipakensis window:
- a CDS encoding APC family permease, with translation MTRPPGEAATPIERFGYRQELSRSLSFTDLLVYGLIFMVPIAPFGIFGSVYAGSGGMVALAYLIGMIAMMFTALSYAQMVRAFPMAGSVYSYAGRGIAPPVGFLAGWVILLDYILVPGLLYLVASVAMHSLVPAVPVWAWLAAFVVLNTVVNYLGIRMTARVNRVMLAAELIILAIFLVVGVVALAQGKGDGFSLRPLFDSGTFSWPLVFGAVSIAVLSFLGFDGISMLAEESREEARQIGRAMVAALLLAGTLFIVQTWVAALLVPDTGALLADGDPEGTAFYDAARVAGGGWLAGLTALATAIAWGFANSLVAQAATSRLLYAMARDGQMPRLLARVNARHRVPANATLLVAGISLALGLWMASRDDGISLLSTLVNFGAMTAFLALHVSVVVHYVIRNGSRDWVRHLLVPVVGFVILLFVVINAKVAAQVLGFVWLGVGVLVLLTFYATGRRPELPALTEAAHEPTDEPVKEPG, from the coding sequence GTGACCCGACCCCCCGGCGAGGCCGCCACACCCATCGAGCGCTTCGGCTACCGGCAGGAGCTGAGCCGCTCACTGAGCTTCACGGACCTCCTGGTCTACGGCCTGATCTTCATGGTGCCGATCGCCCCATTCGGCATCTTCGGCAGCGTCTACGCCGGCTCCGGCGGCATGGTGGCGCTGGCGTACCTCATCGGCATGATCGCGATGATGTTCACCGCCCTGTCGTACGCGCAGATGGTCCGGGCCTTCCCGATGGCCGGCTCGGTCTACAGCTACGCCGGCCGCGGCATCGCCCCACCCGTCGGCTTCCTCGCCGGCTGGGTGATCCTGCTCGACTACATCCTGGTACCCGGGCTGCTCTACCTGGTGGCCAGCGTGGCCATGCACTCGCTCGTGCCAGCCGTGCCGGTGTGGGCGTGGCTGGCCGCCTTCGTCGTGCTCAACACCGTGGTCAACTACCTCGGCATCCGAATGACCGCCCGGGTCAACCGGGTCATGCTGGCGGCCGAACTGATCATCCTGGCGATCTTCCTGGTGGTCGGCGTGGTCGCGCTCGCCCAGGGCAAGGGAGACGGGTTCAGCCTGCGCCCGCTCTTCGACTCCGGGACGTTCTCCTGGCCGCTGGTGTTCGGCGCGGTGTCGATCGCCGTGCTCTCCTTCCTCGGCTTCGACGGCATCTCCATGCTCGCCGAGGAGAGCCGGGAGGAGGCCCGCCAGATCGGCCGGGCCATGGTGGCGGCGCTGCTGCTCGCCGGCACCCTCTTCATCGTGCAGACCTGGGTCGCCGCGCTGCTCGTGCCCGACACCGGCGCCCTGCTGGCCGACGGCGACCCGGAGGGCACGGCGTTCTACGACGCCGCCCGCGTCGCCGGCGGCGGCTGGCTGGCCGGCCTCACCGCCCTCGCCACCGCGATCGCGTGGGGCTTCGCCAACTCGCTGGTGGCCCAGGCCGCCACCTCCCGCCTGCTCTATGCGATGGCCCGGGACGGGCAGATGCCCCGCCTGCTGGCCCGGGTCAACGCCCGCCACCGGGTGCCGGCCAACGCCACCCTGCTGGTCGCCGGCATTTCCCTGGCGCTCGGGCTCTGGATGGCGAGCCGGGACGACGGGATCTCCCTGCTCTCCACGCTGGTCAACTTCGGCGCGATGACGGCCTTCCTGGCGCTGCACGTCTCCGTGGTGGTGCACTATGTGATCCGCAACGGCAGCCGGGACTGGGTGCGCCACCTGCTCGTGCCGGTGGTCGGCTTCGTCATCCTGCTCTTCGTAGTGATCAACGCCAAGGTCGCCGCCCAGGTGCTCGGCTTCGTCTGGCTGGGCGTCGGGGTGCTGGTCCTGCTGACCTTCTACGCCACCGGCCGGCGGCCCGAACTCCCCGCCCTGACCGAGGCCGCGCACGAGCCCACCGACGAGCCCGTGAAGGAGCCAGGATGA
- a CDS encoding DUF1697 domain-containing protein: MADRKTGVSRYVALLRGVNVGTTRIAMADLRRLVADLGHEEVKTYLQSGNVVFTSRTAETAKVARGLERALADELGLDVPVLVRTGAELTAVTAGSPYADRQDDPTRLLVAFLSAPPAKTRVRALTVPAGENVEYTVAGREIHLHFPDGGYGRSKFTNAYLEKQLGVVATTRNWKSVCALRDLAAG, translated from the coding sequence ATGGCTGACCGGAAGACCGGCGTGAGCCGGTACGTGGCCCTGCTGCGCGGGGTCAACGTCGGCACCACCCGGATCGCGATGGCCGACCTGCGCCGGCTGGTCGCCGACCTCGGCCACGAGGAGGTGAAGACCTACCTCCAGAGCGGCAACGTGGTCTTCACCAGCAGGACGGCGGAGACCGCGAAGGTGGCGCGGGGCCTCGAGCGGGCGCTCGCCGACGAGCTGGGGCTCGACGTGCCGGTGCTGGTCCGCACCGGCGCCGAGCTGACGGCGGTGACCGCGGGCAGCCCGTACGCCGATCGGCAGGACGATCCGACCCGGCTGCTGGTGGCCTTCCTGTCGGCGCCGCCCGCGAAGACCCGGGTGCGCGCGCTGACCGTGCCGGCCGGGGAGAACGTCGAGTACACGGTGGCCGGTCGGGAGATCCACCTGCACTTCCCCGACGGCGGGTACGGCCGGTCGAAGTTCACCAACGCGTACCTGGAGAAGCAGCTCGGCGTGGTGGCG